DNA from Methylobacterium currus:
GAGGCCGGGCACCAACGGGACGTCGAGACCCTGCGCCTGTCGCTCCGGGAAGAGGAGCGGATGGCCGAGGCCGTGTTCAAGCAGATCGTGCCGGTGACGAAGGAGTATGTCGCGCGGGAGGTCAGGGGCGAGAAGGCGGACCGGTAAGCAGTTCGCAAGAGGCCGCCGGGCGCGCGTTCGCGCCTCGCGGCCTCACGTCGTTCGACGTCGCGATCCAACTCGGAGCGATCCTCCCGCTGCGCTTCTACAACTCAAGCTCCACCGTCACCGGCACATGGTCCGACGGCTTCTCCCAGGCCCGCGTATGCCGCGCCACCGTCACCGCCTTCACGGTATCGGCCAGATCCGGGGTGACCCAGATGTGGTCGAGGCGCCGGCCCTTGTCGGCCGCCGCCCAGTCGGGCGAGCGGTAGCTCCACCAGGTGAAGATCTTCTCCGGCGGCGGGCGCAGGTGGCGCATGGTGTCGACCCAGCCGGCCTCGCCCCTCAGGGTCTCCAGGCGCTCGGTCTCGATCGGGGTGTGGCTGACCACGTCGAGGAGTTGCTTGTGCGACCAGACGTCGTGCTCCAGCGGCGCCACGTTGAGGTCGCCGACGAGGATCGCCGGGCCGGAGGGGCGGCGGCCGCCCCAGGCGCGCAGCTCGTCCATGAAGGAGAGCTTGTGGGCGAACTTGTCGTTGAGCGTAGCATCCGGCACGTCGCCGCCGGCCGGGACGTAGAAGTCGTGGAGGGCGATGCCGGCGGCGGCCCCGGCCTCGGGACCGAGCACCGCCGAGATGTGGCGCGCGTCCTGGCGCTCGCAGAAGCTCATCACCTCGCGGGTGACGAGCGGCAGGCGCGAGAGGATCGCGACGCCGTTATAGCCCTTCTGGCCGGCGAAGACGACGTGCGGATAGCCGAAGCCCTGCAGCTCCTTGAGCGGAAAGCGGTCGTCCGGGCACTTGGTCTCCTGGAGGCAGAGCACGTCGGGCTTCGCCTCGTCGAGGAAGCGGCGCACGAGGTCGATGCGCAGGCGGACCGAGTTGATGTTCCAGGTGCTGACGGTGAGGCGCAACGGTCGGGATCTCGAAGGTAGGAGTTGATACCGCAGCGCCCTCGAACGGACTCGTTCGAGGGCGCTGGCTAAGCCCGACTGGGCGCCGGCGCTGTTGCGCCGAACGCGTTGCCGTCGACATGTCGATGGCAAGGCACACCGGCAAAGCACACCGGCACGAATCAGTTCGGGCGGGCCTGCTGCATCTTGGCTTCCAGCTCCTTGTCCACCGCCCGGCCGTAATTGATGACGAACAGCATGCCGTCGACGGCGCGGCCGCGCTGGAGGTTGGAGAGCAGCACGGTGGTCTGGTAGCCCTGCGGGTCGGTGATCCGCCACTGGCTCAACGTCTTCATCGCGTCGTCGAAGTAGAGCGCGATGCGCGAGGTGCCGCCCAGCGTCGAACGGTCGTCGAGGACGATGCGGATGCCGCCGGGCTCGGCCGCGATGTCGGTGACGGTGAGGTCGCGGGCGAGGTCGATCTTGTCCCGCAGCAGGAATTTCAGCGGCGTCTGCGAGATGAAGTAGAGATCCTGGGTCGCCAGCTTGCGATCGCGCACCGCCACCGAGGTGCCGTCGGCGATCACCTCCAGCGTCGAGGGCTGGTCGTAGTCGAAGCGCAGGCGGCCGGGCTTGGCGAGGGTGAGCTTGCCGCCGATCTTGCGCCCGTCGGCGCCGATCTGGACGAAGTTGCCGGTCAGCGTCGTGACGCCGTTGAAATAGGCGTTGGCGCGCTCGATCACCGCGGCCGGGTTGGCGGGATCGACCGCCGCGGCGGTGGTGACGGCGGCGACCTGCGGGGCCGGCCGTCCCCCTTCCGTCGTGGCCGGAACGGCGGCGGTCTCGACGGGTTCGGGCGGGAGCGCCTTGCCGCCGCCGAGGGAGGCCGGCCGGCGCGGCGGCAGGGGCGCCTTGGCGGAGGGGCCGGTCGCCGGGGCCTGGCCAACCGCTGGGGCTTGGCCGGGAGCGCCCGCCTCCGGCTGCGGGACCTCGGCGGCCGGGTCCTTGCGGCCGAACAGACCGTCGAGGAACGACGACACCTGCGCCTTCGCGGGCGTCGCGCTCAGCAGGGCGGCGACCGAGAGCGCGGCGCCGAGGGACACCGCGCGGAGCGGGCCGGAGCGGGGACGGCCGTTCATCGGCAGGGTTCTCCGTGTGGGCGAACGGGGAGGGATGGGGCCGCGCCGGCACGCCGACGCCGCACCGTCCCGGGAAGCTGGTGTGCCGCAGGGGGCCGGTCCGGCCATAGAGCCGTCCCCTGTGGCGAATATGCGACGGCGTGGGGGGCTCACGCCTCCTCGGCCCCGGGCTGGGGCGCGGGCTCGATCAGGATCTCGCGCTTGCCGGCATGGTTGGCGGGGCCGACGATGCCCTCGCGCTCCATCCGCTCCATCAGCGAGGCCGCCCGGTTGTAGCCGATCTGAAGACGCCGCTGGATGTAGCTGGTGGACGCCTTCTTGTCCCGCAGCACCACCGCCACCGCCTGGTCGTACAGGTCGGCCGTCGGGTCGCCGAAGCTGCCCTGGTCCATGACCGGGGTGTCCTGCGCCGTGGCCGCGGCCTCCTCGGCCTCCTCGTCCGCCGTGACCGCCTCGAGATAGGAGGGGCGGCCCTGGCGCTTGAGGTGGGCGACCACCTGCTCGACCTCGTCGTCCGAGCAGAACGGCCCGTGCACCCGGGTCGTCCGGCCGCCGCCCGCCATGAACAGCATGTCGCCCTGGCCCAGGAGCTGCTCGGCGCCCATCTCGCCCAGGATCGTCCGCGAGTCGATCTTCGACGTCACCTGGAACGAGATCCGGGTCGGGAAGTTCGCCTTGATCGTGCCGGTGATCACGTCCACCGACGGGCGCTGCGTCGCCATGATCAGGTGCAGGCCCGCCGCCCGCGCCATCTGGGCCAGGCGCTGGATCGCCCCCTCGATGTCCTTGCCCGCCACCATCATCAGGTCGGCCATCTCGTCGACCACGATCACGATGTAGGGCAGGGCGGAGAGGTCCATGACCTCGTCCTCGTAGACCGCCTCGCCGGTCTCGCGGTCGAAGCCGGTCTGCACCGTGCGGGTGATCACCTCGCCCCGCGCCCGCGCCTCCGCCACCCGGGCGTTGAACCCGTCGATGTTGCGCACGCCGAGGCGCGCCATCTTCTTGTAGCGCTCCTCCATCTCGCGCACCGCCCATTTGAGGGCGATGACCGCCTTCTTCGGGTCGGTGACGACGGGCGAGAGCAGGTGCGGGATGCCGTCATAGACCGACAGTTCCAGCATCTTCGGGTCGACCATGATCAGGCGGCACTCCTCCGGCTTCATGCGGTAGAGGAGCGACAGGATCATGGTGTTGATGGCGACCGACTTGCCCGAGCCGGTCGTGCCGGCGACCAGCAGGTGGGGCATGCGGGCCAGATCCGCGATGATCGCCTCGCCGCCGATGTTCTTGCCGAGGCAGAGCGCGAGCTTCTGCTTGGTCTCGGTGAAGACCGGCGAGGTCAGGAGCTCGCGCAGGTACACCGTCTCGCGCTTGAGGTTCGGCAGCTCGATGCCGATGGCGTTGCGGCCCTGGACGACGGCGACGCGGGCGGAGATGGCGGACATCGAGCGGGCG
Protein-coding regions in this window:
- the xth gene encoding exodeoxyribonuclease III, with protein sequence MRLTVSTWNINSVRLRIDLVRRFLDEAKPDVLCLQETKCPDDRFPLKELQGFGYPHVVFAGQKGYNGVAILSRLPLVTREVMSFCERQDARHISAVLGPEAGAAAGIALHDFYVPAGGDVPDATLNDKFAHKLSFMDELRAWGGRRPSGPAILVGDLNVAPLEHDVWSHKQLLDVVSHTPIETERLETLRGEAGWVDTMRHLRPPPEKIFTWWSYRSPDWAAADKGRRLDHIWVTPDLADTVKAVTVARHTRAWEKPSDHVPVTVELEL
- a CDS encoding outer-membrane lipoprotein carrier protein LolA encodes the protein MNGRPRSGPLRAVSLGAALSVAALLSATPAKAQVSSFLDGLFGRKDPAAEVPQPEAGAPGQAPAVGQAPATGPSAKAPLPPRRPASLGGGKALPPEPVETAAVPATTEGGRPAPQVAAVTTAAAVDPANPAAVIERANAYFNGVTTLTGNFVQIGADGRKIGGKLTLAKPGRLRFDYDQPSTLEVIADGTSVAVRDRKLATQDLYFISQTPLKFLLRDKIDLARDLTVTDIAAEPGGIRIVLDDRSTLGGTSRIALYFDDAMKTLSQWRITDPQGYQTTVLLSNLQRGRAVDGMLFVINYGRAVDKELEAKMQQARPN